In Lewinellaceae bacterium, a single window of DNA contains:
- the era gene encoding GTPase Era, which translates to MHKSGFVNIIGRPNVGKSTLMNALLGERMSIITSKPQTTRHRIIGILSGEDHQVVFSDTPGIIQDPAYRMQEVMNRFVDTTFEDADIMMFVTEVGETYADGDPVLEKLRTVEVPLFLVLNKIDQVEDARLLQLIREWNERIAFTETIPISALHQSNTDRLLEVILKYLPEGPAYYPKDQLTDRPERFFVSEIVREKILLLYHQEVPYSTEVIVTSFKEDETNKGEAMVRIGADIYVARNTQKAIIIGKGGAAIKKLGTEARKDIEKFLDKKVFLELHVKVKDNWRDDERMLKHFGYGG; encoded by the coding sequence ATGCACAAATCCGGATTTGTAAACATTATTGGCAGGCCCAACGTCGGGAAATCCACCCTGATGAACGCGCTGTTGGGCGAGCGGATGTCCATCATCACCAGCAAGCCGCAGACCACGCGGCACCGCATCATCGGCATCCTGAGCGGGGAGGATCACCAGGTGGTATTCTCCGATACGCCCGGCATCATCCAGGACCCCGCCTACCGCATGCAGGAGGTGATGAACCGCTTTGTAGACACTACCTTCGAAGATGCGGACATCATGATGTTCGTCACCGAAGTGGGAGAAACCTACGCCGATGGCGATCCCGTGCTGGAAAAACTGCGCACCGTCGAGGTCCCCCTCTTCCTGGTGCTCAACAAGATCGACCAGGTAGAAGATGCCCGCCTCCTGCAACTCATCCGCGAGTGGAACGAGCGCATCGCCTTTACCGAAACCATTCCCATCTCCGCCCTCCACCAGAGCAATACGGACCGCTTGCTGGAAGTCATCCTGAAATACCTCCCGGAAGGGCCCGCTTACTACCCCAAAGACCAGCTCACCGACCGGCCCGAGCGCTTCTTCGTCAGCGAAATCGTGCGGGAGAAGATATTGCTCCTTTACCATCAGGAGGTGCCCTACTCCACCGAGGTGATCGTCACTTCTTTCAAAGAGGATGAAACCAACAAAGGGGAGGCCATGGTGCGCATCGGCGCCGATATATACGTGGCCCGCAACACCCAGAAGGCCATCATCATCGGCAAGGGCGGCGCCGCCATCAAAAAACTGGGCACCGAAGCCCGGAAGGACATCGAAAAATTCCTGGACAAGAAGGTGTTCCTCGAACTGCACGTCAAGGTCAAAGACAACTGGCGGGATGATGAGCGGATGTTGAAACACTTTGGGTACGGGGGGTAG
- a CDS encoding PT domain-containing protein, with the protein MELWNQPSLPARRGAKRPSNHPAIQPSNHPTIQPSSHPAIQPSNHPTIQPSSHPAI; encoded by the coding sequence GTGGAGTTGTGGAACCAACCATCTCTGCCCGCCAGGCGAGGCGCCAAGCGGCCATCCAACCATCCAGCCATCCAGCCATCCAACCATCCAACCATCCAGCCATCCAGCCATCCAGCCATCCAGCCATCCAACCATCCAACCATCCAGCCATCCAGCCATCCAGCCATCTAA